One stretch of Halobaculum marinum DNA includes these proteins:
- a CDS encoding molybdopterin-dependent oxidoreductase encodes MSRSSERDPGRDEGDREESTAGARSRYLERRRFLAATGALAGVGVLAGCGGSAPSTENGTTAGTATEEPMATETEEPTEEPTETEEPTEEGPSLAERYPGLEILSPEPENAQAAARSTYAEYITSREEHYIRNHYPTPSIEESEWTVSLTGLVDSEVELTMEEIKNSFGTASVTHTMQCAGNGRSYFDPQVGGNQWTYGAVGNTVWTGTPIAPILEAYGAETSEEYFLTVMGGEHPEGEDVFTRSIPMSKVLDDTILAYNMNGSPMSADHGFPVRLVVPGWFGCNNVKWVDRMHVMETMVIGQPWEEEGAPESGQRTFTHWQQYSYRIDPEEDASATQYERLPVYDTREQMERTGEIRNAYMYDQVEKSLIGYPGEGQTVTPSPSGTVEVIGVAWAGDDAVQAVEVSTDGGDTWNEAEFFGPTGEATGWRQFRYVWDSPEPGEYTLASRATDERGYTQPATISAPDQQLRGIENDQFPWNQGGYGNNAYMAHAVTCTVEER; translated from the coding sequence ATGTCACGGAGCAGTGAACGCGACCCCGGACGCGACGAGGGTGACCGCGAGGAGTCGACCGCCGGCGCACGGAGCCGGTACCTCGAACGACGACGGTTCCTCGCGGCGACGGGCGCCTTGGCGGGCGTGGGCGTGCTCGCCGGCTGTGGTGGGAGCGCGCCGTCGACCGAGAACGGGACGACCGCGGGAACGGCGACCGAGGAGCCGATGGCGACGGAGACGGAGGAGCCGACCGAAGAACCGACGGAGACGGAGGAGCCGACGGAGGAGGGACCGTCGCTCGCCGAGCGGTACCCGGGGCTGGAGATCCTCTCCCCGGAGCCAGAGAACGCCCAGGCAGCCGCCCGGTCGACGTACGCCGAGTACATCACCTCGCGCGAGGAGCACTACATCCGGAACCACTACCCGACGCCGAGTATCGAGGAGTCCGAGTGGACCGTCTCACTGACGGGCCTCGTCGACAGCGAGGTCGAACTTACGATGGAGGAGATCAAGAACTCCTTCGGCACGGCGTCGGTCACCCACACGATGCAGTGTGCGGGCAACGGGCGCTCGTACTTCGACCCGCAGGTCGGGGGGAACCAGTGGACGTACGGCGCCGTCGGCAACACCGTCTGGACGGGCACGCCGATCGCGCCAATCCTCGAGGCGTACGGCGCCGAGACGAGCGAGGAGTACTTCCTCACCGTCATGGGTGGCGAGCACCCCGAGGGCGAGGACGTGTTCACCCGTTCGATCCCGATGTCGAAGGTGCTCGACGACACCATCCTCGCGTACAACATGAACGGGTCGCCGATGTCGGCCGACCACGGCTTCCCGGTGCGACTGGTCGTGCCCGGCTGGTTCGGCTGTAACAACGTGAAGTGGGTCGACCGGATGCACGTCATGGAGACGATGGTGATCGGCCAGCCGTGGGAGGAGGAGGGCGCCCCCGAGAGCGGCCAGCGCACGTTCACTCACTGGCAGCAGTACTCCTACCGGATCGACCCCGAGGAGGACGCCAGCGCGACCCAGTACGAGCGCCTCCCGGTGTACGACACGCGCGAGCAGATGGAGCGCACCGGCGAGATCCGCAACGCGTACATGTACGACCAGGTGGAGAAGTCGCTCATCGGCTACCCCGGCGAGGGGCAGACCGTCACGCCGTCGCCGTCGGGCACCGTCGAGGTGATCGGCGTCGCCTGGGCCGGCGACGACGCGGTGCAGGCGGTGGAGGTGTCGACCGACGGCGGCGACACGTGGAACGAAGCGGAGTTCTTCGGCCCCACCGGGGAGGCGACCGGCTGGCGGCAGTTCCGCTACGTGTGGGACTCGCCGGAGCCGGGGGAGTACACGCTCGCCTCGCGCGCGACCGACGAGCGCGGCTACACCCAGCCGGCGACCATCTCCGCGCCCGACCAACAGCTTCGGGGGATCGAGAACGACCAGTTCCCGTGGAACCAGGGCGGCTACGGCAACAACGCGTACATGGCCCACGCGGTGACCTGCACCGTCGAGGAACGATGA
- a CDS encoding plastocyanin/azurin family copper-binding protein encodes MRTDRRGLLRLTAVAATATTLAGCTGGGADGGDGTAATTAETPTPEPTPEPTPTATQTPAAGVTEVAVGPEGRLRFVPDLVEISVGDTVRWTFESPGHNVSSLPSADSRCSNPDGAEPFASYEDEQHFAILPPGETFEHTFTVPGEYVYVCVPHAGQGMIGTVQVSE; translated from the coding sequence ATGAGGACCGACAGACGCGGACTCCTTCGACTGACCGCCGTCGCCGCCACCGCCACGACGCTCGCCGGGTGTACGGGGGGTGGGGCGGACGGCGGCGACGGCACGGCGGCGACGACCGCCGAGACGCCGACGCCGGAGCCGACTCCAGAGCCGACGCCGACGGCGACCCAGACGCCGGCGGCGGGCGTCACGGAGGTCGCCGTCGGCCCGGAGGGACGACTCCGCTTCGTCCCCGACCTGGTCGAGATCTCGGTGGGCGACACCGTCAGGTGGACGTTCGAGAGCCCTGGCCACAACGTGTCGAGTCTGCCGAGCGCCGACTCCCGCTGTTCGAACCCCGACGGAGCCGAACCGTTCGCCTCCTACGAGGACGAACAGCACTTCGCGATCCTCCCGCCGGGCGAGACGTTCGAGCACACGTTCACCGTCCCCGGCGAGTACGTGTACGTCTGCGTCCCCCACGCGGGCCAAGGGATGATCGGGACCGTCCAGGTCTCCGAGTAG
- a CDS encoding helix-turn-helix domain-containing protein — MRELTFDLVYERGADPVADVFIEFPSLSANAIASCVRRDRLWRVERFTGPRAALDRVERHRLDPDAPHEEMTDTECQAVREHGVLERTPSTLVLYTFVTKLHQCDSVLAQAARRLDLGFVLQSRRREHRHQWRLLLRSATNVGVFRREAAAHLDDGIRLEIGRLGPVDSWNDDSLATVSLPPEQRETLRAAVDRGYYETPREITVSDLADRLDLPASTVSYRLRQAEAQLAKGYLSRFGSERVVGDPAD; from the coding sequence ATGCGGGAGCTGACGTTCGACCTGGTGTACGAGCGGGGGGCCGACCCGGTAGCGGACGTGTTCATCGAGTTCCCCTCGCTGTCGGCGAACGCGATCGCCAGTTGCGTCCGCCGCGACCGCCTGTGGCGTGTCGAGCGGTTCACGGGACCGCGAGCGGCGCTCGACCGGGTGGAGCGACACCGGCTCGACCCGGACGCACCCCACGAGGAGATGACGGACACGGAGTGCCAGGCCGTGCGGGAACACGGGGTGCTCGAGCGCACCCCGTCGACACTCGTCCTCTACACGTTCGTCACGAAACTCCACCAGTGTGACTCCGTGCTCGCGCAGGCGGCCCGCCGCCTCGACCTGGGGTTCGTCCTCCAGTCGCGGCGGCGCGAGCACCGCCACCAGTGGCGGCTGTTGTTGCGCTCTGCGACGAACGTCGGGGTGTTCCGCCGCGAGGCGGCCGCCCACCTGGACGATGGGATCCGCCTCGAGATCGGTCGGCTCGGCCCCGTCGACAGCTGGAACGACGACTCGCTCGCGACGGTGTCGCTGCCGCCCGAACAGCGCGAGACGCTCCGGGCGGCCGTCGACCGCGGCTACTACGAGACGCCCCGTGAGATCACGGTGAGCGACCTCGCCGACCGGCTCGACCTGCCGGCCTCGACCGTCTCCTACCGCCTGCGGCAGGCCGAGGCCCAACTGGCGAAGGGGTACCTCAGCCGGTTCGGGAGCGAGCGGGTGGTCGGCGACCCCGCCGACTGA
- a CDS encoding thiol-disulfide oxidoreductase DCC family protein: MSVPRLVYDDDCGFCTFCVSHALDLGEFEAVGFSSMGDDLRARLPADYEECMHLVTDDAVYSCGEAVEQVARRTGAAGWWLTAGAKGLPKYPTAREKLYRWAADRRGLWGKLARRESLPE; the protein is encoded by the coding sequence GTGTCCGTTCCCCGTCTCGTGTACGACGACGACTGCGGGTTCTGTACGTTCTGCGTGTCGCACGCGCTGGACCTCGGCGAGTTCGAGGCCGTCGGCTTCTCGTCGATGGGCGACGACCTGCGCGCGCGCCTGCCCGCCGACTACGAGGAGTGCATGCACCTCGTCACCGACGACGCGGTGTACTCCTGCGGCGAGGCGGTCGAGCAGGTCGCCCGCCGTACCGGCGCCGCAGGGTGGTGGCTCACCGCCGGCGCGAAGGGACTGCCGAAGTACCCCACCGCACGCGAGAAACTGTACCGGTGGGCCGCCGACCGTCGAGGGCTGTGGGGGAAACTCGCCCGGCGAGAGTCGCTCCCGGAGTGA
- a CDS encoding acyl-CoA dehydrogenase family protein yields the protein MLDYVGLEADLSAEEKLIRDTARDFIEEEVAPDIADHYEAGTFPTELIPEMGELGFYAPNLEGYGSPNVSERAYGLLMQELEACDSGLRSMASVQGALVMYPIHAFGSEAQKEEWLPALGQGEAVGCFGLTEPAHGSNPSGMETTAERDADGYVLNGEKTWITNAPIADVAVVWAKLTSEEGSPVRGFLVETDRDGVETPKIDDKLSMRASVTGGIVLDDARVPEENVLPEVSGMKGPLSCLTQARFGIAWGAVGAARDCFETARSYQLDRDQFGGPIARFQIQQEKLAEMATQITLAQLLAYRLADLKERGDLRPQQVSMAKRNNVSMARDQARIAREMLGGNGITTDYSPMRHLSNLETVYTYEGTHDIHSLIIGEDLTGIAAYE from the coding sequence ATGCTCGATTACGTCGGTCTGGAGGCGGACCTCTCGGCGGAGGAGAAGCTGATCCGGGACACCGCTCGGGACTTCATCGAAGAGGAGGTCGCCCCGGACATCGCCGACCACTACGAGGCCGGCACGTTCCCCACGGAGCTCATCCCCGAGATGGGCGAACTCGGCTTCTACGCCCCCAACCTCGAAGGCTACGGCTCTCCCAACGTCTCCGAGCGCGCGTACGGCCTGCTCATGCAGGAGTTGGAGGCGTGCGACTCCGGCCTGCGCTCGATGGCCAGCGTACAGGGCGCGCTCGTGATGTACCCCATCCACGCGTTCGGGAGCGAGGCCCAGAAGGAGGAGTGGCTGCCCGCCCTCGGACAGGGTGAGGCGGTCGGCTGCTTCGGCCTCACCGAACCCGCGCACGGCTCGAACCCCTCGGGGATGGAGACCACGGCGGAGCGCGACGCCGACGGCTACGTGCTCAACGGCGAGAAGACGTGGATCACGAACGCGCCCATCGCCGACGTGGCCGTCGTGTGGGCGAAGCTGACCAGCGAGGAGGGGTCGCCCGTCCGCGGCTTCCTCGTCGAGACCGACCGCGACGGCGTCGAGACGCCGAAGATCGACGACAAACTCTCGATGCGCGCCTCCGTCACGGGCGGCATCGTCCTCGACGACGCGCGCGTCCCCGAGGAGAACGTCCTCCCCGAGGTGTCGGGGATGAAGGGGCCGCTGTCGTGTCTCACGCAGGCGCGCTTCGGCATCGCGTGGGGCGCCGTCGGCGCCGCGCGCGACTGCTTCGAGACGGCCCGCTCGTACCAACTCGACCGCGACCAGTTCGGCGGTCCCATCGCGCGCTTCCAGATCCAGCAGGAGAAACTCGCGGAGATGGCGACCCAGATCACGCTCGCGCAACTGCTCGCGTACCGCCTCGCGGACCTGAAGGAGCGCGGCGACCTCCGCCCCCAGCAGGTGTCGATGGCGAAGCGCAACAACGTCAGCATGGCGCGCGACCAGGCGCGCATCGCCCGCGAGATGCTCGGCGGCAACGGCATCACGACCGACTACTCGCCGATGCGCCACCTGAGCAACCTCGAAACTGTCTACACGTACGAGGGCACCCACGACATCCACTCGCTGATCATCGGCGAGGACCTCACGGGGATCGCGGCCTACGAGTGA